One segment of Triticum aestivum cultivar Chinese Spring chromosome 2A, IWGSC CS RefSeq v2.1, whole genome shotgun sequence DNA contains the following:
- the LOC123191590 gene encoding uncharacterized protein, producing MAEMVGSLVVGEVVSRTSSFLISKHKERSASASSASESLERLEMAHIKMEAALEVSARWQVTDVAMLRWRRRLRRAADECDSAAHRWRLRALEEEEAREALARAWLPSRVARVVASFVSSLLSRRGEEPHAKAVQRFEKLADGAGDFLRCLQSGGPPRRCALLDDAIVGKPAVSASARHGLVQGGRRRCLRSGSRKSGVEIRQLVQ from the coding sequence ATGGCCGAGATGGTCGGATCGCTGGTCGTCGGCGAGGTGGTCAGCAGGACCTCCTCGTTCCTCATCAGCAAGCACAAGGAGAGGTCGGCGTCGgccagcagcgcaagcgagagcctGGAGCGGCTGGAGATGGCGCACATCAAGATGGAGGCGGCGCTGGAGGTGTCCGCCCGGTGGCAGGTCACGGACGTGGCGAtgctgcggtggcggcggaggcTGCGGCGCGCCGCCGACGAGTGCGACTCCGCGGCGCACCGCTGGAGGCTGCGGgccctggaggaggaggaggcccgggaGGCGCTCGCGCGCGCGTGGCTCCCGAGCCGGGTCGCGCGCGTCGTGGCCTCCTTCGTGTCGTCGCTCCTCAGCCGCCGCGGCGAGGAGCCCCACGCGAAGGCCGTCCAGAGGTTCGAGAAGCTGGCTGACGGCGCCGGGGATTTCTTGAGGTGCCTGCAGTCCGGCGGCCCGCCTCGGAGGTGCGCGCTGCTCGATGACGCCATTGTCGGGAAGCCTGCTGTGAGTGCGAGTGCGAGGCATGGTCTGGTTCAGGGAGGCCGGCGGCGATGCCTGCGCTCGGGATCCAGGAAGAGCGGGGTGGAGATTAGACAGCTTGTTCAGTGA